Proteins found in one Nitrososphaera sp. genomic segment:
- a CDS encoding LURP-one-related family protein, which yields MIESNSLFGTNELVLKKKILSVREHYDIEDRKGNKLGEAEGNFIQLPAKFTVRDSAGSELVRIEGRLISFRTEFAFHDSTGSSIGTIKKKLVKLVGEEFWVEREGKEYMRIYGNFTEHDYRFEVNKTEVARVHRNWVSVRDTLNLSLTGDADHRLTLGALIVIEHIEVTERKNN from the coding sequence ATGATAGAGTCAAACTCTCTATTTGGAACAAACGAGCTAGTGCTGAAGAAAAAGATACTGTCGGTTAGAGAACACTACGACATTGAGGACAGGAAAGGGAACAAATTAGGCGAGGCGGAAGGCAATTTCATTCAGCTTCCCGCCAAGTTTACGGTAAGAGATTCTGCTGGAAGCGAACTTGTCCGCATCGAAGGTAGATTAATTTCATTTCGAACGGAATTTGCCTTTCATGACAGCACCGGTTCTAGCATTGGCACTATCAAGAAAAAGCTGGTCAAGCTTGTAGGCGAGGAATTCTGGGTTGAGCGGGAAGGGAAGGAATACATGCGAATTTACGGCAACTTTACTGAGCACGATTACAGGTTTGAAGTCAACAAGACTGAGGTCGCAAGGGTGCACAGGAACTGGGTATCAGTAAGGGACACCCTTAACCTGTCACTGACAGGTGACGCAGACCACAGACTTACCCTTGGTGCACTAATCGTCATAGAGCACATCGAAGTCACCGAGCGGAAGAACAACTGA
- a CDS encoding sialidase family protein: MLPITVHGVTTNKTGFIDKANETLFLARLSNENAPYVVKAVTPVDTNFQLVTFSKILYNGSYSKPVTLSNSSANSWYPITTSSGDNVYVFWGAVIELPNGDYYYQLHYAVSNDAGKTFVKDIDLSNTNEPADRPAIAAVDNKVFVAWEERSSGIYKILLRYSGDSGRTFSSIIPISDSTLDCRDPAIAYAQGHLFVAWTETGNYTSAIKYRELDYQERNGTFSIAHTGNIGLLSAGNDVSDNPQIAITKDGRNIYSAWSAAIPQYFEGHRLNLLKQKMPSPQIDFRSSNDGGYTWNSIKGVSTTPQQFGAFTLGVNGDAVHVIWYAYVSMSTPGQASFYTHSRDGGQTFTRPYAVNPGPLGASELMLVSGSTVYISWDNGVTATRAFVVSYDDGDTFTNLLKDQTSPHA, translated from the coding sequence ATGCTGCCCATCACAGTACATGGTGTCACTACAAACAAGACCGGCTTTATTGATAAGGCAAATGAAACTCTATTTCTTGCCCGATTATCCAATGAAAATGCACCCTATGTTGTCAAAGCAGTTACCCCCGTAGACACCAATTTCCAATTAGTTACCTTTTCCAAAATTCTATACAATGGCAGTTACTCAAAGCCCGTAACCTTGAGCAACAGCAGCGCTAATTCATGGTATCCTATTACTACCAGCTCGGGCGATAATGTGTATGTATTTTGGGGAGCAGTCATTGAACTCCCAAATGGCGACTACTACTACCAGCTACATTATGCCGTAAGCAATGACGCAGGCAAGACCTTTGTCAAGGACATTGATTTGAGCAATACTAATGAGCCTGCTGATAGACCTGCGATTGCCGCAGTTGACAATAAGGTATTTGTGGCATGGGAGGAGAGATCCTCCGGCATCTACAAGATTCTATTGCGTTATAGCGGCGATAGCGGCAGGACCTTTAGCAGCATCATACCAATTAGCGATAGTACACTTGATTGCCGAGATCCAGCAATAGCTTATGCCCAAGGTCACCTTTTTGTTGCATGGACTGAAACGGGCAATTATACATCTGCAATAAAGTATCGAGAACTGGATTATCAAGAGCGAAATGGGACGTTTTCAATAGCACATACGGGCAACATAGGGCTACTTAGCGCAGGAAATGACGTTTCAGACAATCCACAGATAGCGATAACCAAAGACGGCAGAAACATATACTCGGCATGGAGCGCTGCAATACCGCAATACTTTGAGGGTCATCGTTTGAACCTTTTGAAACAGAAAATGCCCTCTCCGCAAATTGATTTTAGGTCAAGCAATGACGGCGGCTATACTTGGAACAGCATTAAAGGCGTAAGCACAACACCGCAACAATTCGGGGCTTTTACCCTCGGAGTAAACGGCGATGCGGTTCACGTAATATGGTACGCGTATGTGTCGATGTCGACCCCTGGACAAGCTTCATTTTATACTCACAGCCGAGATGGAGGTCAGACCTTTACTCGACCATATGCTGTCAACCCGGGTCCACTCGGAGCTTCGGAGTTGATGTTAGTATCCGGAAGTACAGTCTATATCAGCTGGGATAATGGAGTAACAGCAACCAGGGCATTTGTCGTGAGTTATGATGACGGAGATACCTTTACAAATTTGCTAAAAGATCAGACGTCTCCTCACGCTTGA
- a CDS encoding SagB/ThcOx family dehydrogenase → MHSDADGGTLNRNTKFALEYHEDTMHAEGSSQVSRHYMDWNDRPRPFKVYPDIQSIPLPDDIGSPESNSLVCIRDDLSGNPRARLGISSLARLLFFTGGVTRAMKFDAGTYYMRAASATGALYPIEMYVICRDIGEGADRLAAGIYHFCPGEFSLTLLRAGDWRANLALAAGANQRIGSSPATIAFTSLAWRNTWKYRARSYRHWFWDSGVMAANLLALCASEGFSTELAMGFVDKAVNEMLLLQDRKEAAIALAPIAALSNMTAAPSGQPSEAVQIEAPKSLPVSRSEADYPEIWQINDASSLSTPGEVNAWKQSMKMGPQLGAQQTVDIKSLTIGETILRRGSTRRFAHRPVSSDALLNVLYTSTRGVPLDFMPFRAASVTDVYFIANFVDGLGPGTYFYDRTANSVRQLKPMNESSSRSLSGYLCLNQPLFADASAVFFLMCDLAGVLDSVGNRGYRAAQFEAGVTAGKIYLSAYSLALGASGSTFYDEAVTEAFSPHAERRSAMIAVGVGVPDYVAVPGKVLAARLTRNELMRA, encoded by the coding sequence TTGCACTCGGATGCTGATGGCGGCACTCTAAACCGAAATACCAAGTTCGCACTGGAATACCATGAAGATACAATGCATGCAGAGGGAAGCAGCCAGGTTTCCCGCCACTACATGGACTGGAACGACCGGCCGCGGCCGTTCAAGGTGTACCCTGACATCCAATCAATACCTCTTCCGGACGATATCGGCTCCCCGGAATCAAATTCTCTGGTCTGTATCCGCGATGACCTGTCGGGAAATCCACGGGCTAGACTGGGCATTAGTTCGCTTGCACGGCTTCTCTTTTTCACCGGCGGCGTGACGAGGGCCATGAAATTTGATGCTGGGACTTACTACATGCGCGCGGCCTCTGCGACCGGGGCACTATACCCGATAGAGATGTATGTGATATGCCGAGATATCGGTGAGGGCGCAGACAGGCTTGCCGCCGGCATCTACCACTTTTGCCCCGGCGAGTTTTCCTTGACCCTGCTACGGGCAGGTGATTGGAGGGCAAATCTTGCCTTGGCAGCCGGCGCAAATCAGCGCATAGGGTCGAGCCCTGCGACTATTGCTTTTACTTCGCTTGCTTGGAGAAACACCTGGAAGTACCGGGCGAGGTCATACAGGCACTGGTTCTGGGACTCTGGCGTCATGGCTGCGAACCTACTTGCACTGTGTGCCTCGGAAGGCTTCTCGACAGAACTGGCGATGGGCTTTGTTGACAAGGCGGTTAACGAGATGCTGCTTCTTCAGGACAGAAAGGAAGCTGCGATCGCGCTTGCGCCCATCGCGGCCTTGAGCAACATGACGGCCGCCCCTTCTGGTCAGCCGAGCGAGGCTGTGCAAATAGAGGCGCCAAAATCGCTCCCGGTGTCAAGGTCCGAAGCAGACTATCCGGAGATCTGGCAGATTAATGATGCGTCGTCGCTTTCCACGCCCGGGGAGGTAAACGCCTGGAAGCAATCCATGAAAATGGGCCCCCAACTTGGTGCCCAGCAGACCGTGGACATAAAATCACTCACCATCGGAGAAACAATCCTGCGTCGGGGCTCGACCCGAAGGTTTGCTCACCGCCCGGTTTCGTCCGACGCACTGCTAAACGTACTATACACCTCTACCAGGGGGGTGCCTCTCGACTTTATGCCATTTAGAGCTGCAAGCGTGACCGACGTGTATTTTATTGCAAACTTTGTTGACGGCCTCGGGCCAGGTACCTACTTTTACGACAGGACCGCAAATTCGGTCCGGCAGCTGAAGCCCATGAATGAATCCTCGAGCAGAAGCTTGTCCGGATACCTGTGCCTGAACCAGCCCCTTTTTGCTGACGCAAGTGCGGTTTTCTTTCTCATGTGCGATCTAGCCGGCGTTCTTGACTCGGTTGGAAACCGCGGATACAGGGCTGCACAGTTTGAAGCCGGAGTGACTGCAGGAAAAATTTACCTCTCGGCGTATTCGCTCGCTCTCGGAGCCTCGGGCTCGACGTTTTACGACGAGGCGGTAACGGAGGCTTTCTCACCGCATGCAGAGCGCAGGTCGGCAATGATTGCAGTCGGCGTAGGGGTGCCGGATTATGTTGCTGTGCCTGGAAAGGTGCTTGCGGCACGCCTTACAAGGAACGAGTTGATGCGGGCATGA
- a CDS encoding type II/IV secretion system ATPase subunit, which yields MCAEVQKPPQGGMAADILPEPKLVAATKKAPYLAQYVNGYVKKGKPYPKYFDKIDGSMKNLKALNLIYPISDQNYIHLNSHSDSGDGYWEYIIIGPPEPNPQLVSILEKIFAKYAGEWKPPDQLQEKFAMVGEFLEKVCVKSPKPVEYDKFDIKRSGDKVPVYEPEFAYLKYHFVNKRVGLGILEPFLTDPHLEDISIVGAGNVYVVHKIFGSLRCPIYLSHDDIDDMVIGMSEQFGKTISHARPLVDATLPEGSRINIVFGKDVSKRGTNATIRRFASIPLSITQIINSRTIDARQAAYMWMMVGEGMSVFINGETASGKTTTMMGITSFISPTGKIVTIEDTPEITLPHKNWISEVTRDTGSPASSVVMFDLLKAALRQRPNYILVGEIRGAEANIAFQAMQTGHPVMSTFHAAQMSSLIQRLTGEPMKIPKPNVENLNIALFQAAVQGKDGKPIRRVLSINEIVGYNGAADSVMFIPVFTWDPSNDTVTYRGRGSSNLMLTKILLKRGLSRKDEGLLYDELELRMRLLETMIKKKIFNYYDVYDRIVQAKEMGLEAFKKELDSV from the coding sequence ATGTGCGCTGAGGTTCAGAAGCCGCCTCAGGGCGGCATGGCGGCGGACATTTTGCCAGAACCGAAACTCGTGGCGGCCACAAAGAAGGCGCCATATCTCGCACAGTACGTAAATGGATACGTGAAGAAGGGCAAGCCTTATCCCAAGTATTTTGATAAAATCGACGGCAGCATGAAGAACCTAAAGGCGCTCAACCTCATCTACCCAATTAGCGACCAGAACTATATCCACCTAAACAGCCATTCCGACAGCGGCGATGGATACTGGGAATACATCATCATTGGCCCTCCGGAACCAAATCCACAGCTTGTCTCAATCCTTGAGAAGATATTTGCCAAGTACGCCGGAGAGTGGAAACCCCCCGATCAGCTTCAAGAAAAGTTTGCGATGGTAGGCGAGTTTCTTGAGAAGGTGTGCGTCAAGTCTCCCAAGCCGGTCGAGTATGACAAGTTTGACATAAAGCGAAGCGGCGACAAGGTGCCGGTATACGAGCCAGAATTTGCTTACCTGAAATACCACTTTGTCAACAAGAGAGTGGGACTTGGAATACTCGAGCCATTCCTGACGGATCCGCACCTTGAAGACATTTCCATAGTTGGTGCCGGCAACGTTTACGTCGTCCACAAGATCTTCGGTTCGTTGAGGTGCCCGATATACCTGAGCCACGACGACATCGACGACATGGTCATTGGCATGTCCGAGCAGTTTGGCAAGACCATTTCACACGCAAGGCCGCTGGTCGACGCAACCCTGCCGGAAGGCTCCAGAATCAACATTGTCTTTGGCAAGGACGTCAGCAAGCGTGGTACAAACGCGACTATCAGGCGCTTTGCTAGCATCCCGCTCTCCATCACGCAAATCATAAACTCAAGAACCATAGACGCCAGACAGGCAGCCTACATGTGGATGATGGTAGGCGAAGGCATGTCAGTTTTCATTAACGGAGAGACCGCGTCGGGTAAGACTACTACCATGATGGGGATCACGTCGTTTATCTCTCCAACCGGAAAGATCGTAACCATAGAGGACACGCCCGAAATCACCCTCCCGCACAAGAACTGGATCAGCGAAGTCACACGCGATACGGGCTCCCCGGCGTCAAGCGTCGTAATGTTCGATCTACTAAAAGCCGCATTGCGTCAGAGGCCAAACTACATCCTTGTAGGCGAGATTAGAGGAGCCGAGGCAAATATTGCCTTCCAGGCCATGCAGACCGGGCACCCAGTCATGAGTACTTTTCACGCCGCGCAGATGTCAAGTCTCATTCAGAGGCTTACAGGCGAGCCCATGAAAATTCCAAAGCCAAACGTGGAAAACCTCAACATTGCGCTTTTCCAGGCGGCGGTGCAAGGAAAAGACGGCAAGCCCATAAGGCGCGTCCTTTCAATTAATGAAATCGTAGGCTACAACGGCGCCGCAGATTCTGTCATGTTTATCCCGGTCTTTACCTGGGACCCATCAAACGATACGGTTACCTACAGAGGCAGGGGAAGCAGCAACCTGATGCTGACCAAGATTCTGCTAAAGCGCGGCCTTTCGCGAAAAGACGAAGGCCTGCTGTACGACGAGCTGGAACTTCGCATGAGGCTACTTGAGACCATGATAAAGAAAAAGATTTTCAACTATTACGATGTATACGACAGAATAGTCCAGGCAAAGGAAATGGGCTTGGAAGCATTCAAGAAGGAACTGGACTCAGTCTAG
- a CDS encoding TfoX/Sxy family protein has product MKFEKLDPVAVEKFNSIAPGKGQGVEERKMFGYPCRFLNGNMFLALHNNGVILRLSEADRANISKHGARPFEPMPGRVMKEYVALPEDMFSRQRLKPWIEKSLDYASSLAPKAKKSAKPRRA; this is encoded by the coding sequence TTGAAGTTTGAAAAGCTCGATCCGGTTGCCGTTGAAAAGTTCAACAGCATTGCGCCCGGTAAGGGACAGGGAGTCGAGGAGCGCAAAATGTTCGGTTATCCCTGCAGGTTCCTAAACGGCAACATGTTCCTGGCACTTCATAACAATGGCGTGATTCTCCGATTGTCCGAAGCGGACAGGGCGAATATCTCAAAACACGGGGCAAGGCCGTTTGAGCCTATGCCTGGCAGGGTGATGAAAGAGTACGTAGCGCTGCCGGAGGATATGTTCAGCAGACAGCGGCTAAAGCCCTGGATTGAAAAGTCACTAGACTACGCCAGCAGCCTTGCGCCCAAGGCAAAGAAGTCAGCAAAGCCAAGGAGAGCATAA
- a CDS encoding SDR family NAD(P)-dependent oxidoreductase produces MNTDRMLEGRAAIITGSTRGNGQAMARLFSQQGASVVVTGREESEARRTAAELTAESKNPAAGFALDVTSSSQVKDLVAQAVDRFGRIDILVNNAGYPIKDEFWDVAFDAISDESLTQVLNVDAIGTYRCCREVLPVMVKQSRGVIINISSTPAIGGYTKGAPYTVAKSAILGITKHVAAEYGKYNIRCNAIAPGSIATPRNWDRLSADQKKELVSGIPLGREGKPEDVAGVALMLASDYTSFVNGQTIIVDGGETMR; encoded by the coding sequence ATGAACACGGACAGGATGCTTGAAGGGCGCGCCGCGATTATTACTGGTTCTACAAGGGGCAACGGACAGGCCATGGCCCGCCTCTTCTCGCAACAGGGCGCAAGCGTTGTCGTTACCGGTCGTGAAGAGTCAGAAGCCCGCAGGACCGCAGCCGAGTTGACGGCCGAGTCCAAAAATCCTGCTGCGGGCTTTGCGCTTGACGTGACGTCCTCGAGCCAGGTAAAAGACTTGGTCGCACAGGCTGTCGACCGTTTTGGCAGGATAGACATACTCGTCAACAACGCAGGCTATCCCATCAAAGACGAATTCTGGGACGTGGCGTTTGATGCAATCTCCGATGAGAGTCTAACTCAGGTGCTAAACGTTGACGCGATAGGCACTTACCGCTGCTGCCGCGAAGTCCTTCCAGTCATGGTAAAGCAGTCACGCGGCGTGATAATCAACATTTCATCAACGCCGGCGATCGGCGGTTATACAAAAGGTGCTCCCTACACGGTTGCCAAGTCCGCAATACTTGGAATCACCAAACACGTCGCAGCGGAATACGGCAAATACAATATACGCTGCAACGCAATCGCGCCTGGCTCGATAGCAACACCGCGCAACTGGGACAGGCTTTCAGCCGACCAGAAAAAGGAGCTCGTGTCAGGCATCCCCCTTGGAAGAGAGGGCAAACCCGAAGACGTTGCAGGCGTGGCGCTGATGCTTGCAAGCGACTACACCTCGTTTGTAAACGGTCAGACAATAATCGTTGATGGCGGAGAAACAATGAGATAG